A region of Eschrichtius robustus isolate mEscRob2 chromosome 19, mEscRob2.pri, whole genome shotgun sequence DNA encodes the following proteins:
- the BCL2L12 gene encoding bcl-2-like protein 12, which yields MAGSEELGLREDTLRVLAAFLRRGEAAGSPIPTPPRSPAQEEPTDFLSRLRRCLPCSLGRGAVPPESPRPCSLPLRPCYGSEPGPATPDFYALVAQRLEQLVQEQLKSPPSPELQGHAPTEKEALLRKLVALLEEEAEVINQKLASDPALRRKLARLSAGSFSRLVELFSSREGNPRPSQARPSLPCPGPPPPSPEPLARLALAMELSRRVARLGGTLAGLSVEHVHSFAPWIQAHGGWGGILAVSPVDLNLPLD from the exons ATGGCAGGCTCGGAAGAGCTGGGGCTCCGAGAGGACACGCTGAGGGTCCTAGCTGCCTTCCTAAGGCGGGGTGAGGCTGCGGGGTCTCCCATTCCGACCCCACCCAG GAGCCCTGCCCAAGAGGAGCCAACAGACTTCCTGAGCCGCCTTCGAAGATGTCTTCCCTGCTCCCTGGGGCGAGGAGCAGTTCCCCCTGAGTCCCCTCGGCCTTGCTCCCTGCCCCTCCGGCCATGCTATGGTTCAGAGCCTG GCCCAGCTACTCCAGATTTCTATGCCCTGGTGGCCCAGCGGCTGGAACAGCTGGTCCAAGAGCAACTGAAATCCCCACCTAGCCCAG AATTACAGGGTCACGCACCCACAGAGAAGGAAGCCCTGCTGCGAAAGCTGGTGGCCTTGctggaggaagaggcagaagtTATCAACCAGAAG CTGGCCTCAGACCCCGCCCTGCGGCGCAAGCTGGCCCGCCTCTCCGCCGGTTCCTTCAGCCGCCTAGTGGAGCTCTTCTCTAGCCGGGAGGGCAACCCTCGCCCAAGCCAAGCACGCCCCTCGCTGCCGTGCCCCGGGCCCCCACCGCCTTCCCCGGAGCCTCTGGCCCGCCTAGCCCTGGCCATGGAGCTGAGCCGGCGCGTGGCCAGGCTGGGGGGCACCCTGGCCGGTCTCAGCGTAGAGCACGTGCACAGCTTTGCGCCCTGGATCCAGGCCCACGGGGGCTGG GGGGGCATCCTGGCAGTTTCACCTGTGGACTTGAACTTACCCCTGGACTGA
- the IRF3 gene encoding interferon regulatory factor 3 isoform X1, which yields MGEGLLLVPQEDIGRTMGTQKPRILPWLVSQLDQGQLEGVAWLDESRTRFRIPWKHGLRQDAQLEDFGIFQAWAEASGAYTPGKDKPDLPTWKRNFRSALNRKEALRLAEDHSKDPHDPHKIYEFVTSGVGDLPEPDTSLDTNGRYSTSDIQEDILEKLLSDMDLAPDGGPSSLTMAPENPPQLLLSPNLDVPAPCPKPGPPENPLKQLLVSEEDWEFEVTVFYRGCQVFQQTVFCPGGLRLVGSEAGDRTLPGQPIRLPDPAASLTDRGVTGYVQRVLSCLGGGLALWRAGQWLCAQRLGHCHVYWAVGEELLPNSGHRPDGEVPKDREGGVFNMGPFIADLIAFIEGSRRSPRYTLWFCVGQSWPQDQPWIKRLVMVKVVPMCLRALLDMARVGGASSLENTVDLHISNSHPLSLTSDQYKAYLQDLVEDMDF from the exons ATGGGAGAAGGTCTCCTGTTGGTACCCCAGGAAGATATAG GCCGGACCATGGGAACACAAAAGCCTCGTATCCTGCCCTGGCTGGTATCTCAGCTGGACCAGGGGCAGCTGGAGGGCGTGGCCTGGCTGGATGAGAGCCGCACGCGCTTCCGCATCCCTTGGAAGCACGGCTTGCGGCAGGATGCCCAGCTGGAGGACTTCGGCATTTTCCAG GCCTGGGCTGAGGCCAGCGGTGCCTACACTCCTGGGAAGGATAAGCCCGACCTGCCCACCTGGAAGAGGAATTTCCGGTCCGCCCTGAACCGGAAGGAAGCGTTGCGTTTAGCAGAGGACCACAGCAAGGACCCCCACGACCCGCACAAGATCTATGAGTTCGTGACCTCAG GAGTTGGGGACTTACCTGAGCCAGACACCTCTCTAGACACCAATGGCAGATACAGTACCTCTGATATCCAG gAAGACATTCTGGAGAAGTTACTGAGTGACATGGACTTGGCCCCAGATGGAGGGCCCTCAAGTCTGACCATGGCCCCTGAGAACCCCCCTCAGCTCTTGTTGAGCCCCAACTTAGATGTCCCTGCTCCTTGCCCAAAGCCGGGACCCCCTGAAAACCCACTGAAGCAGCTGTTGGTGAGCGAGGAAG ACTGGGAGTTCGAGGTGACCGTCTTCTACCGGGGCTGCCAAGTCTTCCAGCAGACTGTCTTCTGCCCGGGGGGCCTGCGGCTGGTGGGATCAGAAGCAGGGGACAGGACACTGCCTGGACAGCCGATAAGACTGCCAGACCCCGCGGCGTCCCTGACAGACAGGGGCGTGACAGGCTACGTGCAGCGGGTGCTGAGCTGCCTGGGCGGGGGACTAGCTCTGTGGAGGGCTGGTCAGTGGCTCTGCGCCCAGAGGCTGGGGCACTGCCATGTGTACTGGGCCGTGGGCGAGGAACTCCTCCCCAACAGTGGTCACAGGCCTGATGGTGAGGTGCCCAAGGACAGGGAAGGAGGCGTGTTCAACATGGGGCCCTTCATAGCAG ATCTGATTGCCTTCATCGAAGGAAGCAGACGCTCACCACGCTACACCCTCTGGTTCTGCGTGGGGCAGTCATGGCCCCAGGACCAACCATGGATCAAGAGGCTCGTGATGGTCAAG gTTGTCCCCATGTGCCTCAGAGCCCTGCTAGACATGGCGCGGGTAGGGGGTGCCTCCTCCCTGGAGAACACTGTGGACCTTCACATTTCCAACAGCCACCCACTCTCCCTCACCTCGGACCAGTACAAGGCCTACCTCCAGGACCTGGTCGAGGACATGGACTTCTAG
- the PRMT1 gene encoding protein arginine N-methyltransferase 1 isoform X3 yields MVGVAEVSCAQAESSEKPNAEDMTSKDYYFDSYAHFGIHEEMLKDEVRTLTYRNSMFHNRHLFKDKVVLDVGSGTGILCMFAAKAGARKVIGIECSSISDYAVKIVKANKLDHVVTIIKGKVEEVELPVEKVDIIISEWMGYCLFYESMLNTVLYARDKWLAPDGLIFPDRATLYVTAIEDRQYKDYKIHWWENVYGFDMSCIKDVAIKEPLVDVVDPKQLVTNACLIKEVDIYTVKVEDLTFTSPFCLQVKRNDYVHALVAYFNIEFTRCHKRTGFSTSPESPYTHWKQTVFYMEDYLTVKTGEEIFGTIGMRPNAKNNRDLDFTIDLDFKGQLCELSCSTDYRMR; encoded by the exons ATGGTAGGCGTGGCTGAG GTCTCCTGTGCCCAGGCAGAAAGCAGCGAGAAGCCCAACGCTGAGGACATGACGTCCAAAGATTACTACTTTGACTCCTATGCTCACTTTGGCATCCACGAG GAAATGCTGAAAGATGAGGTCCGCACCCTCACGTACCGAAACTCCATGTTTCACAACCGGCACCTTTTCAAAGACAAGGTGGTGCTGGACGTGGGCTCGGGCACAGGGATCCTCTGCATGTTCGCTGCCAAGGCCGGGGCCCGCAAGGTCATCGGG ATCGAGTGTTCCAGTATCTCTGATTATGCGGTGAAGATCGTCAAAGCCAACAAGTTAGACCACG TGGTGACCATCATCAAGGGGAaggtggaggaggtggagctTCCGGTGGAGAAGGTGGACATCATCATCAGCGAGTGGATGGGCTACTGCCTCTTCTACGAGTCGATGCTCAACACCGTGCTCTACGCCCGGGACAAGTGGCTG GCGCCCGATGGCCTCATCTTCCCGGACCGAGCCACGCTGTATGTGACGGCCATCGAGGACCGGCAGTACAAAGACTATAAGATCCACT ggtgGGAGAACGTGTACGGCTTTGACATGTCTTGCATCAAAGACGTGGCCATCAAGGAGCCCCTGGTGGATGTGGTGGACCCCAAGCAGCTGGTCACCAACGCCTGCCTGATAAAG GAGGTGGACATCTACACGGTCAAGGTGGAAGACCTGACCTTCACCTCCCCCTTCTGCCTGCAAGTGAAGCGGAATGACTACGTGCATGCGCTGGTGGCCTACTTCAACATCGAGTTCACCCGCTGCCACAAGAGGACCGGTTTCTCCACCA GCCCTGAGTCCCCATACACGCACTGGAAGCAGACGGTGTTCTACATGGAGGACTACCTGACGGTGAAGACAGGAGAGGAGATCTTTGGCACCATTGGCATGCGGCCCAATGCCAAGAACAAC CGTGACCTGGACTTCACCATTGACCTGGACTTCAAAGGCCAGCTGTGTGAGCTGTCCTGTTCCACTGACTACCGGATGCGCTGA
- the IRF3 gene encoding interferon regulatory factor 3 isoform X2, producing the protein MGTQKPRILPWLVSQLDQGQLEGVAWLDESRTRFRIPWKHGLRQDAQLEDFGIFQAWAEASGAYTPGKDKPDLPTWKRNFRSALNRKEALRLAEDHSKDPHDPHKIYEFVTSGVGDLPEPDTSLDTNGRYSTSDIQEDILEKLLSDMDLAPDGGPSSLTMAPENPPQLLLSPNLDVPAPCPKPGPPENPLKQLLVSEEDWEFEVTVFYRGCQVFQQTVFCPGGLRLVGSEAGDRTLPGQPIRLPDPAASLTDRGVTGYVQRVLSCLGGGLALWRAGQWLCAQRLGHCHVYWAVGEELLPNSGHRPDGEVPKDREGGVFNMGPFIADLIAFIEGSRRSPRYTLWFCVGQSWPQDQPWIKRLVMVKVVPMCLRALLDMARVGGASSLENTVDLHISNSHPLSLTSDQYKAYLQDLVEDMDF; encoded by the exons ATGGGAACACAAAAGCCTCGTATCCTGCCCTGGCTGGTATCTCAGCTGGACCAGGGGCAGCTGGAGGGCGTGGCCTGGCTGGATGAGAGCCGCACGCGCTTCCGCATCCCTTGGAAGCACGGCTTGCGGCAGGATGCCCAGCTGGAGGACTTCGGCATTTTCCAG GCCTGGGCTGAGGCCAGCGGTGCCTACACTCCTGGGAAGGATAAGCCCGACCTGCCCACCTGGAAGAGGAATTTCCGGTCCGCCCTGAACCGGAAGGAAGCGTTGCGTTTAGCAGAGGACCACAGCAAGGACCCCCACGACCCGCACAAGATCTATGAGTTCGTGACCTCAG GAGTTGGGGACTTACCTGAGCCAGACACCTCTCTAGACACCAATGGCAGATACAGTACCTCTGATATCCAG gAAGACATTCTGGAGAAGTTACTGAGTGACATGGACTTGGCCCCAGATGGAGGGCCCTCAAGTCTGACCATGGCCCCTGAGAACCCCCCTCAGCTCTTGTTGAGCCCCAACTTAGATGTCCCTGCTCCTTGCCCAAAGCCGGGACCCCCTGAAAACCCACTGAAGCAGCTGTTGGTGAGCGAGGAAG ACTGGGAGTTCGAGGTGACCGTCTTCTACCGGGGCTGCCAAGTCTTCCAGCAGACTGTCTTCTGCCCGGGGGGCCTGCGGCTGGTGGGATCAGAAGCAGGGGACAGGACACTGCCTGGACAGCCGATAAGACTGCCAGACCCCGCGGCGTCCCTGACAGACAGGGGCGTGACAGGCTACGTGCAGCGGGTGCTGAGCTGCCTGGGCGGGGGACTAGCTCTGTGGAGGGCTGGTCAGTGGCTCTGCGCCCAGAGGCTGGGGCACTGCCATGTGTACTGGGCCGTGGGCGAGGAACTCCTCCCCAACAGTGGTCACAGGCCTGATGGTGAGGTGCCCAAGGACAGGGAAGGAGGCGTGTTCAACATGGGGCCCTTCATAGCAG ATCTGATTGCCTTCATCGAAGGAAGCAGACGCTCACCACGCTACACCCTCTGGTTCTGCGTGGGGCAGTCATGGCCCCAGGACCAACCATGGATCAAGAGGCTCGTGATGGTCAAG gTTGTCCCCATGTGCCTCAGAGCCCTGCTAGACATGGCGCGGGTAGGGGGTGCCTCCTCCCTGGAGAACACTGTGGACCTTCACATTTCCAACAGCCACCCACTCTCCCTCACCTCGGACCAGTACAAGGCCTACCTCCAGGACCTGGTCGAGGACATGGACTTCTAG
- the ADM5 gene encoding putative adrenomedullin-5-like protein, producing the protein MTAHILLLLLLASSTLGYPDSAGRRPRHQVSQLRGHLCSLGTCQTHRLPEIIYWLRSASTKELSGKAGRKPQDPHSYGRRRRRAARLLLRLQDPSLRQGGQLSAQLAG; encoded by the exons aTGACCGCCCACATCCTCCTGCTGTTGCTCCTCGCCTCCTCTACCCTGGGGTACCCGGACTCCGCGGGCAG GCGGCCCCGGCACCAGGTCTCCCAGCTGCGCGGGCACCTCTGTTCACTGGGCACGTGCCAGACGCACCGCCTGCCAGAGATTATATACTGGCTCCGCTCTGCCTCCACCAAGGAGCTCTCAGGGAAGGCGGGCCGCAAGCCGCAGGATCCCCACAGCTATGGGCGCCGCCGGCGGCGCGCGGCCAGACTCTTGCTGCGTCTTCAGGACCCCAGCCTGCGGCAAGGAGGCCAGCTCAGTGCCCAGCTCGCTGGGTGA
- the PRMT1 gene encoding protein arginine N-methyltransferase 1 isoform X2, whose protein sequence is MAAAEAANCIMEVSCAQAESSEKPNAEDMTSKDYYFDSYAHFGIHEEMLKDEVRTLTYRNSMFHNRHLFKDKVVLDVGSGTGILCMFAAKAGARKVIGIECSSISDYAVKIVKANKLDHVVTIIKGKVEEVELPVEKVDIIISEWMGYCLFYESMLNTVLYARDKWLAPDGLIFPDRATLYVTAIEDRQYKDYKIHWWENVYGFDMSCIKDVAIKEPLVDVVDPKQLVTNACLIKEVDIYTVKVEDLTFTSPFCLQVKRNDYVHALVAYFNIEFTRCHKRTGFSTSPESPYTHWKQTVFYMEDYLTVKTGEEIFGTIGMRPNAKNNRDLDFTIDLDFKGQLCELSCSTDYRMR, encoded by the exons ATGGCGGCAGCCGAGGCCGCGAACTGCATCATGGAG GTCTCCTGTGCCCAGGCAGAAAGCAGCGAGAAGCCCAACGCTGAGGACATGACGTCCAAAGATTACTACTTTGACTCCTATGCTCACTTTGGCATCCACGAG GAAATGCTGAAAGATGAGGTCCGCACCCTCACGTACCGAAACTCCATGTTTCACAACCGGCACCTTTTCAAAGACAAGGTGGTGCTGGACGTGGGCTCGGGCACAGGGATCCTCTGCATGTTCGCTGCCAAGGCCGGGGCCCGCAAGGTCATCGGG ATCGAGTGTTCCAGTATCTCTGATTATGCGGTGAAGATCGTCAAAGCCAACAAGTTAGACCACG TGGTGACCATCATCAAGGGGAaggtggaggaggtggagctTCCGGTGGAGAAGGTGGACATCATCATCAGCGAGTGGATGGGCTACTGCCTCTTCTACGAGTCGATGCTCAACACCGTGCTCTACGCCCGGGACAAGTGGCTG GCGCCCGATGGCCTCATCTTCCCGGACCGAGCCACGCTGTATGTGACGGCCATCGAGGACCGGCAGTACAAAGACTATAAGATCCACT ggtgGGAGAACGTGTACGGCTTTGACATGTCTTGCATCAAAGACGTGGCCATCAAGGAGCCCCTGGTGGATGTGGTGGACCCCAAGCAGCTGGTCACCAACGCCTGCCTGATAAAG GAGGTGGACATCTACACGGTCAAGGTGGAAGACCTGACCTTCACCTCCCCCTTCTGCCTGCAAGTGAAGCGGAATGACTACGTGCATGCGCTGGTGGCCTACTTCAACATCGAGTTCACCCGCTGCCACAAGAGGACCGGTTTCTCCACCA GCCCTGAGTCCCCATACACGCACTGGAAGCAGACGGTGTTCTACATGGAGGACTACCTGACGGTGAAGACAGGAGAGGAGATCTTTGGCACCATTGGCATGCGGCCCAATGCCAAGAACAAC CGTGACCTGGACTTCACCATTGACCTGGACTTCAAAGGCCAGCTGTGTGAGCTGTCCTGTTCCACTGACTACCGGATGCGCTGA
- the LOC137752459 gene encoding LOW QUALITY PROTEIN: uncharacterized protein (The sequence of the model RefSeq protein was modified relative to this genomic sequence to represent the inferred CDS: inserted 2 bases in 1 codon; deleted 1 base in 1 codon) encodes HPASPTPAGPALQGPRGCSVLRQFRGSPFLSLPPTEGGFRGRGQGRGGGRAHRDCVFHNLCFYMVAFTPINPQLGXGSASWGRVGLGFRPQVLRCQAPRAWGQRLLVAAGFCHHFCVSGSYYTSTPPPPSLGFHSPALKSLSHLCPQVTRRAFSTGSRGLCPPPPSLSGLLRPWSLLSPLGQTPAPSCPAGLGEGWSVGSRHSWALKFLRKLSPAFPHHTHCSSLAVFSCPGPSKAKPGLTGRDYCPALSSWGN; translated from the exons CATCCGGCTTCTCCCACCCCGGCCGGGCCGGCCCTGCAAGGGCCCAGGGGCTGCAGCGTTCTTAGGCAGTTTCGGggctcccccttcctctccctccctcccacagaaGGGGGTTTCCGGGGCCGGGgccaggggcggggaggggggcgggcacATCGTGACTGTGTTTTTCATAACTTATGTTTTTATATGGTTGCATTTACGCCAATAAATCCTCAGCTGGG CGGCTCAGCTTCCTGGGGGCGA GTGGGGTTGGGGTTCCGTCCACAGGTGCTGAGATGCCAGGCACCCAGAGCGTGGGGACAGCGCCTGCTGGTGGCTGCCGGTTTCTGTCACCACTTCTGTGTCTCTGGGTCTTACtacacctccaccccacccccgccgtcTCTGGGGTTCCACAGCCCTGCTCTCAAGTCTTTGTCCCACCTCTGCCCTCAGGTCACTCGCAGGGCCTTCTCCACTGGCTCTCGGGGTCtgtgccccccacctccctctctctcaggCCTCCTGAGGCCCTGGTCCCTCTTGTCCCCACTGGGCCAGACTCCTGCTCCCAGCTGCcctgctgggctgggggagggctggAGTGTGGGTTCCCGGCACAGCTGGGCCCTTAAGTTCCTCAGAAAGCTCTCTCCCGCCTTCCCCCATCACACACATTGTTCCTCTCTGGCTGTTTTTTCCTGTCCAGGACCCTCCAAGGCCAAACCAGGGCTGACTGGCAGAGACTACTGCCCTGCCCTCtccagctggggaaactga
- the PRMT1 gene encoding protein arginine N-methyltransferase 1 isoform X1 has protein sequence MAAAEAANCIMENFVATLANGMSLQPPLEEVSCAQAESSEKPNAEDMTSKDYYFDSYAHFGIHEEMLKDEVRTLTYRNSMFHNRHLFKDKVVLDVGSGTGILCMFAAKAGARKVIGIECSSISDYAVKIVKANKLDHVVTIIKGKVEEVELPVEKVDIIISEWMGYCLFYESMLNTVLYARDKWLAPDGLIFPDRATLYVTAIEDRQYKDYKIHWWENVYGFDMSCIKDVAIKEPLVDVVDPKQLVTNACLIKEVDIYTVKVEDLTFTSPFCLQVKRNDYVHALVAYFNIEFTRCHKRTGFSTSPESPYTHWKQTVFYMEDYLTVKTGEEIFGTIGMRPNAKNNRDLDFTIDLDFKGQLCELSCSTDYRMR, from the exons ATGGCGGCAGCCGAGGCCGCGAACTGCATCATGGAG AATTTTGTAGCCACCTTGGCTAATGGGATGAGCCTCCAGCCGCCTCTTGAAGAA GTCTCCTGTGCCCAGGCAGAAAGCAGCGAGAAGCCCAACGCTGAGGACATGACGTCCAAAGATTACTACTTTGACTCCTATGCTCACTTTGGCATCCACGAG GAAATGCTGAAAGATGAGGTCCGCACCCTCACGTACCGAAACTCCATGTTTCACAACCGGCACCTTTTCAAAGACAAGGTGGTGCTGGACGTGGGCTCGGGCACAGGGATCCTCTGCATGTTCGCTGCCAAGGCCGGGGCCCGCAAGGTCATCGGG ATCGAGTGTTCCAGTATCTCTGATTATGCGGTGAAGATCGTCAAAGCCAACAAGTTAGACCACG TGGTGACCATCATCAAGGGGAaggtggaggaggtggagctTCCGGTGGAGAAGGTGGACATCATCATCAGCGAGTGGATGGGCTACTGCCTCTTCTACGAGTCGATGCTCAACACCGTGCTCTACGCCCGGGACAAGTGGCTG GCGCCCGATGGCCTCATCTTCCCGGACCGAGCCACGCTGTATGTGACGGCCATCGAGGACCGGCAGTACAAAGACTATAAGATCCACT ggtgGGAGAACGTGTACGGCTTTGACATGTCTTGCATCAAAGACGTGGCCATCAAGGAGCCCCTGGTGGATGTGGTGGACCCCAAGCAGCTGGTCACCAACGCCTGCCTGATAAAG GAGGTGGACATCTACACGGTCAAGGTGGAAGACCTGACCTTCACCTCCCCCTTCTGCCTGCAAGTGAAGCGGAATGACTACGTGCATGCGCTGGTGGCCTACTTCAACATCGAGTTCACCCGCTGCCACAAGAGGACCGGTTTCTCCACCA GCCCTGAGTCCCCATACACGCACTGGAAGCAGACGGTGTTCTACATGGAGGACTACCTGACGGTGAAGACAGGAGAGGAGATCTTTGGCACCATTGGCATGCGGCCCAATGCCAAGAACAAC CGTGACCTGGACTTCACCATTGACCTGGACTTCAAAGGCCAGCTGTGTGAGCTGTCCTGTTCCACTGACTACCGGATGCGCTGA